In the genome of Nitrospira japonica, one region contains:
- the ppk2 gene encoding polyphosphate kinase 2, which translates to MSQKDSDKSKLKRKEYERELRKLQAELCHLQAWVKEKGLRIIVVFEGRDGAGKGGTIRAITERVSPRVFRVVALPAPSDREKTQMFMQRYVQHFPAAGEIVIFDRSWYNRAGVEYVMGFCSKEDHRRFLDLCPIVERYVVDGGMTLVKYWLEVSNEEQERRFEARLEDPLRQWKLSPMDLPSREKWYEYSRARDMMLEKTDTKHAPWHIVRSDDKKRARLNCISHLLSLIPYKKLPREKVKLPGRSKKHKYDDQASLKGRRFIPAKY; encoded by the coding sequence ATGAGTCAAAAAGACAGCGATAAGTCGAAGCTGAAGCGGAAGGAATACGAGAGAGAATTGCGCAAACTTCAGGCCGAACTGTGTCATCTCCAGGCCTGGGTCAAGGAGAAGGGGCTGCGCATCATCGTCGTGTTCGAAGGACGCGACGGAGCGGGGAAGGGAGGCACAATTCGGGCGATCACGGAGCGGGTCAGCCCGCGCGTCTTTCGGGTCGTCGCGCTGCCGGCCCCCTCCGATCGAGAGAAAACCCAAATGTTCATGCAACGGTATGTGCAGCATTTCCCCGCGGCCGGTGAAATCGTCATTTTCGACCGCAGTTGGTACAACCGGGCCGGCGTCGAGTACGTCATGGGCTTTTGTTCCAAGGAGGACCACCGCCGGTTTCTCGACCTCTGTCCGATCGTGGAGCGATACGTCGTGGACGGCGGAATGACGCTGGTCAAGTACTGGCTTGAGGTGAGCAACGAGGAGCAGGAACGGCGCTTCGAGGCTCGCCTGGAAGATCCGCTCCGTCAATGGAAGCTCAGTCCGATGGACCTTCCATCCCGGGAAAAGTGGTATGAGTACTCGCGCGCTCGCGACATGATGCTGGAAAAAACCGACACCAAGCACGCGCCCTGGCATATCGTACGCTCGGATGATAAGAAACGAGCCCGCCTCAACTGCATCAGCCACCTGCTGAGCCTGATTCCGTATAAGAAATTGCCTCGTGAAAAAGTGAAGTTGCCGGGCCGCTCGAAGAAGCATAAATACGACGACCAAGCCTCATTGAAGGGGCGGCGGTTCATACCGGCAAAATATTGA
- the glgX gene encoding glycogen debranching protein GlgX has translation MPGRGVAVGTSAPLGATVSPHGVNFSLYCRSGSLVELLLFDRVDDPAPKEIIALDPSRNRTFHYWHIHVPGLFAGQLYGYRVHGASDPERGLRLDSRKILLDPYGRAVAVPERYCRFPASRSELTCDRAMKSVVVDPDTYDWEGDRPLKRPSARTIIYEMHVRGFTRDPSSGVAQKSRGTYAGLIEKIPYLKQLGITAVELLPVFQFDAQDCPPERVNYWGYSPVSFFAPHQAYSSRQDPVGAIDEFRDMVKALHRADIEVILDVVYNHTAEGNEDGPTFCYRGLDNAAYYLLEQDQRRYSNYTGTGNTLNANHPIVRRLIVDSLRYWVEVMHVDGFRFDLASILTRDESGRPLSNPPILWDIESDPVLAGTKLIAEAWDAAGLYQVGSFVGHGWKEWNGLFRDDARDFFRGERGSARRFADRLVGSPELYGHKEREPEQSVNFVTCHDGFTLNDLVSYNDKHNEANGEHNRDGSDDNKSWNCGVERPAIDPNVERLRNRQVKNLLAVTLLSLGMPMIAMGDEVRRTQGGNNNAYCQDNETSWFDWRLVDKHPDIHRFVALLNARRALRDVEHEHRQTCLSDLIRHATKTWHGIKLYQPDWSVDSHSIALTAALKQEGLLVHMILNAYWEPLTFELPVVRDGASAWRRWIDTALDAPLDIVPWQSAPAIAASHYRSEGRSVAVLYLRSKEPIQVREFDQSFSARYGRHDEDVALTPQLGNAG, from the coding sequence TTGCCGGGCAGAGGCGTAGCGGTAGGAACGAGTGCTCCCCTGGGAGCCACGGTCTCTCCTCACGGTGTGAACTTCAGTCTGTATTGCCGGAGCGGTTCTCTCGTCGAATTGTTGCTGTTCGATCGGGTCGATGATCCGGCACCCAAAGAGATCATCGCGCTGGATCCGTCGCGGAACCGCACGTTCCATTACTGGCACATCCATGTTCCCGGTCTTTTCGCCGGTCAGCTCTACGGCTATCGCGTACATGGAGCCTCGGATCCGGAACGCGGGTTGAGGTTGGACTCCCGCAAGATCCTGCTGGATCCGTATGGCCGTGCCGTTGCCGTCCCCGAGCGCTATTGCCGTTTTCCCGCATCTCGCTCCGAGTTGACCTGCGATCGTGCCATGAAGAGCGTAGTGGTGGATCCGGATACCTACGATTGGGAAGGAGATCGTCCGCTCAAGCGACCGTCGGCTCGAACGATCATTTACGAAATGCACGTACGAGGGTTTACCCGTGATCCCAGTTCCGGTGTCGCACAAAAGTCTCGTGGAACGTACGCGGGGTTGATCGAGAAGATTCCGTATCTCAAGCAACTGGGTATAACCGCAGTGGAGTTGTTGCCGGTATTCCAGTTCGATGCCCAGGATTGTCCTCCCGAGCGGGTGAACTACTGGGGGTATTCGCCGGTGTCTTTTTTTGCTCCTCACCAGGCATATAGTTCACGTCAGGATCCGGTGGGAGCGATCGATGAATTCCGCGACATGGTCAAGGCGCTGCATCGGGCGGACATCGAGGTCATCCTGGACGTCGTCTATAACCACACGGCGGAGGGAAATGAGGACGGTCCGACCTTCTGTTATCGAGGGCTGGATAATGCCGCGTATTATCTTTTGGAGCAGGACCAACGCCGCTACAGCAATTATACGGGGACCGGCAACACGCTCAATGCCAATCATCCCATCGTGCGCCGTTTGATCGTCGACAGCCTTCGTTACTGGGTCGAAGTGATGCACGTGGACGGTTTCCGGTTCGACCTGGCCTCGATCCTCACGCGCGACGAAAGCGGTCGTCCGTTGAGCAATCCGCCGATCCTCTGGGACATCGAATCGGACCCCGTTCTGGCGGGGACGAAGTTGATCGCCGAAGCATGGGACGCGGCGGGACTGTACCAGGTCGGATCGTTCGTAGGGCACGGTTGGAAGGAGTGGAACGGCCTGTTCCGTGACGATGCGCGGGACTTTTTCAGGGGTGAGCGCGGATCGGCCAGGCGATTCGCCGACCGTCTGGTCGGCAGTCCCGAGCTCTACGGTCATAAGGAAAGGGAGCCCGAACAGAGCGTCAACTTTGTCACCTGCCATGACGGCTTCACGCTGAACGATCTCGTTTCGTATAACGACAAACACAACGAGGCCAATGGGGAACACAATCGCGACGGCTCCGATGACAATAAGAGTTGGAACTGCGGCGTCGAGCGGCCGGCAATCGATCCGAACGTTGAACGGTTGAGAAATCGGCAGGTCAAGAACCTTCTGGCCGTCACGCTCTTGTCGTTGGGGATGCCGATGATCGCCATGGGTGACGAGGTCCGGCGCACGCAAGGCGGTAACAACAATGCCTATTGTCAGGACAACGAAACGAGTTGGTTCGACTGGAGGCTCGTCGACAAGCATCCCGACATTCATCGGTTCGTGGCCTTGTTGAATGCCCGGCGGGCCTTGAGGGATGTCGAGCATGAACACCGGCAAACGTGTCTGAGCGACCTCATCCGCCATGCCACGAAAACCTGGCATGGAATCAAGCTCTACCAGCCGGATTGGAGCGTCGATTCGCACAGCATTGCCTTGACCGCTGCGCTGAAGCAGGAAGGATTGCTGGTTCACATGATCCTGAACGCGTATTGGGAGCCGCTGACATTCGAGCTCCCGGTTGTACGTGACGGCGCGTCTGCATGGCGACGTTGGATCGACACCGCGTTGGACGCGCCGCTGGACATTGTGCCTTGGCAAAGTGCCCCGGCCATCGCTGCATCCCATTATCGGTCGGAAGGCCGTTCCGTCGCCGTGTTGTATTTGCGTTCGAAGGAGCCGATTCAGGTTCGCGAGTTCGATCAATCCTTCTCGGCCCGATATGGTCGTCACGACGAGGACGTTGCCCTGACGCCGCAACTGGGGAATGCGGGTTGA
- a CDS encoding glycogen/starch/alpha-glucan phosphorylase, whose product MATGKGEQPSAASDQLQPLRDLYGCGPVEITGTRDALYERHLTFDHVVDVNRATDRQQFESAARSIRDVLSQRWLRTEQTYAAVNPKRVYYLSMEFLLGRSFANNVMNALLHPAVIDMARQKGLDVMALTEMEPDAGLGNGGLGRLAACFIESMATLQIPGMGYGLRYEYGIFRQSLQDGWQVEQPDNWLRRPDPWEVARIDEAVEVRLNCSFELQAGALKPVFGRPSILLGIPFDRPVIGYGGKTINTLRLWAAGTPDYFNFQRFSRGDFVGAFAESLGAESLTRVLYPDDSTSMGQGLRFLQEYFLVACALSDLIRRFRSGNSDWNVLPEKVAIQLNDTHPALAVPELMRILVDDAGLGWDRAWDLTQRTLAYTNHTLLPEALEKWPLAWFEAVVPRHLDIILEINRRLLGVVRSRWPVNDGRAERISLVEEGEHRKIRMANLAVVGSHSTNGVAAIHSRLLRSTTLRDLAELYPDRFNNKTNGVTPRRWLLTCNPGLARVISEAIGAGWVTDLRQLGRLKPLAGDPSFLDAVFKAKREAKVRFANWLKSTTGEHVDPDTMLDCQIKRIHEYKRQLLNALHIVVLYNRLRDSRNMEFPPRTFIFAGKAAPAYTLAKLIIKFINNLAGTVNADPAVGGRLKVLFLPDYRVSLAEYLIPASDVSEQISTAGYEASGTSNMKFMMNGALTVGTRDGATIEMAEEAGEENFFLFGLSAGEVADSRGWYDPRWHYAHEPETKRALDLIASDYFSRNEPGAFRPICDVLLKRDFYMHLADLKSYGETHEKVGRLYADQKGWAAKAAINIASSGNFSSDRTINEYAGQIWRVTPCPVP is encoded by the coding sequence ATGGCGACAGGAAAAGGCGAACAACCATCGGCGGCATCCGACCAGCTGCAGCCGTTGCGTGATCTCTATGGGTGCGGACCCGTCGAAATCACCGGTACAAGGGACGCGCTGTACGAACGGCATCTGACGTTCGATCATGTCGTCGACGTCAATCGGGCTACTGACCGCCAACAGTTTGAATCCGCCGCCCGTTCGATCCGCGACGTCCTTTCCCAGCGCTGGCTTCGCACCGAGCAAACGTATGCCGCGGTCAATCCGAAGCGTGTGTATTACCTTTCCATGGAATTCCTTCTTGGCCGGTCGTTCGCCAATAACGTCATGAATGCGCTGCTTCATCCGGCGGTCATAGACATGGCTCGACAAAAGGGCCTTGACGTCATGGCGTTGACAGAAATGGAGCCGGATGCCGGATTGGGAAACGGAGGGCTCGGGCGGTTGGCCGCCTGTTTCATCGAATCGATGGCCACCCTCCAGATTCCCGGCATGGGGTACGGGTTGCGGTATGAATACGGAATATTCCGACAGTCGCTTCAAGACGGATGGCAAGTCGAACAGCCGGACAACTGGCTGCGAAGGCCGGATCCTTGGGAGGTGGCGAGAATCGATGAAGCCGTCGAAGTCAGACTCAATTGTTCGTTCGAATTGCAGGCCGGTGCGCTGAAACCGGTGTTCGGACGGCCGTCGATCCTGCTGGGCATTCCGTTCGATCGTCCGGTCATCGGATACGGGGGAAAAACGATCAACACGCTTCGACTGTGGGCAGCCGGGACGCCCGACTATTTTAATTTTCAGCGATTCAGTCGAGGCGACTTTGTCGGCGCGTTCGCGGAATCGCTCGGCGCGGAGTCCCTCACCCGTGTTTTATATCCCGATGACTCCACCTCCATGGGGCAGGGATTGCGCTTCTTGCAGGAGTATTTTTTGGTCGCCTGCGCGTTGAGCGATCTCATACGGCGCTTTAGAAGCGGAAATTCCGATTGGAATGTATTGCCGGAGAAGGTCGCCATCCAGCTGAACGATACCCATCCGGCACTGGCCGTTCCGGAACTCATGCGTATTCTCGTCGATGACGCCGGGCTCGGCTGGGACCGGGCGTGGGATCTGACACAACGGACGTTGGCGTATACCAATCACACGCTGTTACCCGAGGCGCTCGAAAAGTGGCCGCTTGCATGGTTCGAAGCCGTGGTGCCTCGACACCTCGACATTATCCTGGAAATCAATCGTCGTCTCCTGGGCGTCGTGCGGAGCCGCTGGCCGGTGAATGACGGTCGCGCGGAGCGGATCAGTCTCGTGGAAGAGGGGGAACATCGCAAGATCCGTATGGCCAATCTGGCCGTCGTCGGATCGCACAGCACCAACGGCGTGGCGGCGATTCATTCCCGGCTCTTGCGGTCGACCACGCTCCGCGATCTCGCCGAACTGTATCCCGATCGTTTCAACAACAAGACGAACGGAGTCACTCCACGGCGCTGGCTGCTGACGTGCAATCCGGGACTGGCGCGGGTGATCTCCGAGGCCATCGGCGCCGGCTGGGTCACCGATCTCCGCCAATTGGGCAGGCTCAAGCCGCTGGCCGGAGATCCAAGCTTTCTTGACGCGGTGTTCAAAGCAAAACGAGAGGCCAAGGTGAGGTTTGCGAATTGGCTCAAGTCCACGACGGGCGAACACGTCGATCCGGATACCATGCTCGATTGCCAGATCAAGCGCATTCATGAGTATAAGCGCCAGTTGTTGAACGCATTGCACATCGTCGTCCTGTACAACAGGCTTCGCGACAGCCGGAACATGGAGTTTCCGCCCCGCACGTTCATTTTTGCCGGCAAGGCGGCTCCCGCCTATACGCTGGCGAAGCTGATCATCAAGTTCATCAATAATCTGGCGGGCACCGTCAATGCCGATCCCGCTGTCGGTGGGCGATTGAAGGTGTTGTTCCTCCCGGATTATCGCGTCTCCTTGGCGGAATACCTCATTCCAGCGAGCGACGTATCGGAACAAATCTCGACCGCCGGATACGAAGCCAGCGGAACGAGCAACATGAAGTTCATGATGAACGGAGCTTTGACCGTCGGCACGCGTGACGGGGCGACGATTGAAATGGCGGAAGAGGCCGGCGAGGAGAACTTCTTCCTCTTCGGCCTCAGTGCCGGGGAAGTCGCCGATAGCCGCGGCTGGTACGACCCTCGCTGGCATTATGCGCACGAACCGGAAACGAAACGGGCATTGGACTTGATTGCGAGCGACTATTTCAGCCGGAACGAGCCGGGCGCCTTCCGGCCGATTTGCGACGTGCTGTTGAAGCGGGACTTCTACATGCACCTCGCGGATCTCAAGTCGTATGGCGAGACTCATGAAAAGGTGGGCCGGCTGTATGCCGATCAGAAGGGCTGGGCCGCGAAGGCCGCGATCAACATTGCCAGTTCAGGAAATTTTTCCAGTGACCGTACCATCAACGAGTATGCCGGGCAGATCTGGCGTGTGACTCCGTGCCCCGTGCCATGA
- a CDS encoding phosphoketolase family protein, with translation MANELSEKELKLIHAYWRAANYLSVGQIYLYDNPLLRKPLKKEHIKPRLLGHWGTTPGLNFIYAHLNRAIKQRDLSTIYITGPGHGGPGLVANAYLEGTYSEVYPSISQDEEGLKRLFKQFSFPGGIPSHVAPETPGSIHEGGELGYALSHAYGAAFDNPDLLVACVVGDGEAETGPMATSWHSNKFLNPASDGAVLPVLHLNGYKIANPTVLARISHEELDQLFRGYGYRPYVVEGHEPAKMHRLMAATLDTCLDEIRRIQTRARKNGVTERPRWPMIILRSPKGWTCPKTIDGKRTEDYWRSHQVPMGEMHEQPGHVKILEKWMKSYKPDELFDKAGRLKPELADLSPKGDQRMSANPHTNGGLLLKELHLPDFRDYAIPVKQPGGIMVESTRVMGKFLRDTMKSNMQNRNFRLFSPDENNSNRWQDVLEVTNRAWMAERFPFDDHLAPDGRVMEMLSEHQCQGWLEGYLLTGRHGFFSCYEAFIHIIDSMFNQHAKWLKVCRHIPWRRSIASLNYLLSSHVWRQDHNGFSHQDPGFIDHVVNKKAEVVRVYLPPDANTLLSVTDHCLRSRNYVNVVVAGKQPAPQWLPMDEAIKHCTAGIGIWKWASNDQGSEPDVVMACCGDVPTLETLAAVELLHQHLPALKIRVVNVVDLMKLQPASEHPHGLTDHDFDALFTKDKPVIFAFHGYPWLIHRLTYRRANHDNFHVRGYKEEGTTSTPFDMVVMNDLDRFHLFGDVIDRLPQLGPRAAYAKQAIRDKLIEHKQYISTYGEDMPEVTNWQWGKAAAARTKRRSSTEGDNA, from the coding sequence ATGGCTAATGAGTTGTCAGAAAAAGAACTCAAGTTGATCCACGCCTATTGGCGTGCCGCAAACTATCTTTCGGTCGGACAGATCTATCTGTACGACAATCCCTTACTCAGAAAACCGCTAAAAAAAGAGCACATCAAGCCCCGTCTCTTGGGTCATTGGGGTACCACTCCCGGGCTGAATTTCATCTATGCCCACTTGAACCGAGCCATCAAGCAACGGGATCTCAGCACGATCTATATCACGGGACCCGGCCATGGCGGACCGGGGCTCGTGGCCAACGCCTATTTGGAAGGGACCTACAGCGAGGTCTATCCGAGTATTTCACAGGATGAAGAGGGGCTGAAACGGCTGTTCAAGCAGTTTTCGTTTCCGGGGGGGATTCCCAGTCACGTCGCTCCGGAAACGCCCGGGTCGATTCATGAAGGCGGCGAATTGGGCTACGCGCTGTCACATGCCTATGGAGCGGCCTTTGACAATCCGGATCTGCTCGTCGCCTGCGTCGTCGGGGATGGAGAGGCGGAAACGGGACCGATGGCGACGTCCTGGCACTCCAACAAGTTTCTGAACCCGGCGTCCGACGGCGCCGTGCTTCCTGTCCTGCATCTGAACGGCTACAAGATCGCCAATCCGACCGTGTTGGCCCGCATCAGCCATGAAGAATTGGACCAGTTGTTTCGCGGGTATGGATACCGGCCGTACGTGGTCGAAGGGCACGAGCCGGCGAAGATGCATCGGCTCATGGCCGCCACGCTCGACACGTGTCTGGATGAGATCCGCCGCATCCAGACACGTGCGCGAAAGAACGGTGTGACGGAACGGCCCCGCTGGCCCATGATCATTCTCCGATCGCCCAAAGGATGGACCTGTCCCAAGACCATCGATGGAAAACGCACGGAGGATTACTGGCGGTCGCATCAAGTCCCGATGGGTGAAATGCATGAGCAGCCCGGGCACGTAAAGATTCTCGAAAAATGGATGAAGAGCTACAAACCGGACGAGTTGTTCGACAAGGCCGGCCGGCTCAAGCCCGAGCTCGCCGACCTGTCACCCAAAGGCGATCAGCGTATGAGTGCCAACCCGCACACCAATGGAGGTCTCCTTCTCAAGGAATTACATTTGCCCGACTTCCGTGACTATGCCATTCCGGTGAAGCAACCGGGCGGCATCATGGTTGAGTCGACCAGGGTGATGGGGAAGTTTCTGCGCGACACGATGAAATCGAACATGCAGAACAGAAATTTCCGTTTGTTCAGTCCGGATGAAAACAACTCCAACCGCTGGCAGGACGTGTTGGAGGTCACCAATCGCGCGTGGATGGCGGAGCGCTTTCCTTTTGACGACCATCTGGCGCCGGATGGCCGCGTCATGGAGATGCTCAGCGAACATCAGTGCCAGGGATGGCTGGAGGGATACCTGCTGACGGGGCGCCATGGATTTTTTTCCTGTTATGAAGCGTTCATCCACATCATCGATTCCATGTTCAACCAGCATGCCAAGTGGTTGAAAGTGTGCCGTCACATTCCGTGGCGGCGATCTATTGCGTCGCTCAATTATCTGCTCAGTTCGCATGTCTGGCGGCAGGATCACAATGGGTTCAGCCACCAGGACCCGGGGTTCATCGATCACGTCGTGAACAAGAAAGCCGAGGTCGTGCGCGTCTATCTGCCGCCGGATGCCAACACGCTGCTGTCCGTCACGGATCACTGCCTGCGCAGCCGCAACTACGTCAACGTCGTCGTCGCCGGCAAACAGCCGGCTCCCCAGTGGCTGCCGATGGACGAAGCGATCAAGCATTGCACGGCCGGCATCGGGATATGGAAATGGGCCAGTAACGATCAGGGGAGCGAACCGGACGTGGTAATGGCCTGCTGCGGCGACGTGCCCACTCTCGAAACGTTGGCCGCCGTGGAGTTGCTTCACCAGCATCTTCCCGCTCTGAAAATTCGGGTGGTCAACGTCGTCGATCTGATGAAGCTCCAGCCCGCCAGCGAACATCCGCACGGCCTCACGGATCACGACTTCGACGCCCTCTTCACGAAGGACAAGCCGGTCATCTTTGCCTTCCACGGCTATCCCTGGCTGATACACCGCCTCACGTACCGTCGTGCGAATCACGATAATTTTCACGTTCGCGGGTATAAGGAGGAAGGAACCACGAGTACGCCGTTCGACATGGTGGTGATGAATGACTTGGACCGGTTTCATCTGTTCGGCGACGTGATCGATCGTTTGCCGCAGTTGGGACCGCGCGCCGCCTATGCCAAACAGGCGATTCGCGACAAGTTGATCGAGCATAAGCAATACATCTCGACGTACGGTGAAGACATGCCCGAGGTCACGAATTGGCAATGGGGAAAAGCGGCGGCGGCGCGGACCAAGCGCAGGAGCTCGACTGAGGGCGACAACGCCTGA